One window from the genome of Streptomyces cadmiisoli encodes:
- the nuoK gene encoding NADH-quinone oxidoreductase subunit NuoK, translating to MHLAYPAVLSALLFCTGLYGVLARRNAILVLMSVELMLNAVNLNLVAFDVWLSRTAEETLHSGQALTLFTIAIAAAEIGIGLAIVLAVHRNRGTSDIDKLRDTAEGHGADASDDAATAGSAAEKAEATA from the coding sequence ATGCACCTCGCCTACCCCGCCGTTCTGTCCGCCCTCCTGTTCTGCACCGGCCTGTACGGCGTGCTCGCCCGCCGCAACGCGATCCTGGTCCTGATGTCGGTCGAGCTGATGCTGAACGCCGTCAACCTCAACCTGGTCGCCTTCGACGTCTGGCTCAGCAGGACCGCCGAGGAGACCCTGCACTCCGGTCAGGCGCTGACCCTGTTCACCATCGCCATCGCGGCCGCCGAGATCGGCATCGGCCTGGCGATCGTCCTCGCCGTCCATCGCAACCGCGGTACCTCGGACATCGACAAGCTCCGCGACACGGCCGAAGGCCACGGGGCCGACGCATCCGACGACGCCGCCACAGCCGGGTCGGCCGCCGAGAAGGCTGAGGCCACCGCGTGA
- a CDS encoding NADH-quinone oxidoreductase subunit J family protein — protein sequence MTLAAAAVTAHTTVTGAAAEAHGFLSPTGVEIAFLLVGLVTFGAAIVTVTTRKLVHAALWLVVALGGLAVEYLLLTAEFIAWVQVLIYVGSVVVLLLFGLMLTRAPIGRSPDADSGNRWAALTVAAASAGTLIWVVVDAFRTTWIDLDGAPAGSTEVTGKALFQNWVLPFEALSVLLLAALVGAIVLSRKAKAAASGPASVPAAPSTRDGKAGKASDKDGVS from the coding sequence GTGACCCTCGCCGCAGCCGCCGTGACGGCGCACACCACGGTGACCGGCGCCGCAGCGGAAGCGCACGGCTTCCTCTCCCCGACCGGCGTCGAGATCGCCTTCCTCCTTGTCGGCCTGGTCACCTTCGGCGCCGCGATCGTCACCGTCACCACCCGCAAACTCGTGCACGCCGCCCTGTGGCTGGTGGTGGCCCTCGGCGGGCTCGCCGTCGAGTACCTCCTGCTCACCGCCGAGTTCATCGCCTGGGTGCAGGTCCTCATCTACGTCGGTTCCGTCGTCGTCCTCCTGCTGTTCGGTCTGATGCTGACCCGGGCCCCCATCGGCCGCTCCCCGGACGCGGACTCCGGCAACCGCTGGGCGGCTCTCACGGTGGCGGCGGCCTCCGCCGGCACCCTGATCTGGGTGGTCGTCGACGCCTTCCGCACGACCTGGATCGACCTGGACGGCGCCCCCGCGGGCTCCACCGAGGTGACCGGCAAGGCCCTGTTCCAGAACTGGGTGCTCCCCTTCGAAGCCCTTTCGGTCCTCCTCCTCGCCGCCCTGGTCGGCGCGATCGTGCTGTCCCGCAAGGCGAAGGCGGCCGCGTCCGGCCCCGCGAGCGTCCCGGCCGCGCCGAGCACCCGGGACGGCAAGGCCGGCAAGGCCAGTGACAAGGACGGTGTCAGCTGA
- a CDS encoding NuoI/complex I 23 kDa subunit family protein gives MAPIPGSGLAKGLAVTLRTMTKKTVTEQYPDVLPDLPPRTRGVIGLFEENCTVCMLCARECPDWCIYIDSHKETVPAATPGGRERSRNVLDRFAIDFSLCMYCGICIEVCPFDALFWSPEFEYAETDIRELTHERDKLREWMWTVPAPPALDPGAEEPKEIAAARKTAEKLAATLAEPTEPTRPTGTTGTTEATESTGQTGPTEPTKPAGPTGPTEPTRPTGTTGPTGPTEPTGPTDPQGGQS, from the coding sequence ATGGCTCCCATTCCCGGCTCCGGCCTCGCCAAGGGCCTGGCCGTCACCCTCCGCACGATGACGAAGAAGACGGTCACCGAGCAGTACCCCGACGTCCTGCCGGACCTGCCGCCCCGCACTCGCGGCGTGATCGGCCTGTTCGAGGAGAACTGCACGGTCTGCATGCTCTGCGCCCGTGAGTGCCCCGACTGGTGCATCTACATCGACTCCCACAAGGAGACGGTCCCCGCGGCGACCCCCGGTGGCCGTGAGCGCAGCCGCAACGTCCTCGACCGGTTCGCCATCGACTTCTCGCTGTGCATGTACTGCGGTATCTGCATCGAGGTCTGTCCTTTCGACGCCCTGTTCTGGTCCCCGGAGTTCGAGTACGCCGAGACCGACATCCGTGAACTCACCCACGAGCGCGACAAGCTCCGCGAGTGGATGTGGACGGTCCCGGCCCCGCCGGCCCTCGACCCGGGCGCGGAGGAGCCGAAGGAGATCGCCGCCGCACGCAAGACGGCGGAGAAGCTCGCGGCCACGCTCGCCGAGCCCACGGAGCCGACCCGACCGACCGGAACGACCGGAACGACCGAGGCCACGGAGTCGACCGGGCAGACGGGACCGACCGAGCCCACGAAGCCTGCCGGACCGACCGGACCCACGGAGCCGACCCGACCGACCGGAACGACCGGACCGACCGGACCCACGGAGCCGACCGGGCCCACCGATCCGCAGGGAGGGCAGTCGTGA
- a CDS encoding complex I subunit 1/NuoH family protein produces MNDVLDVALRLLIVFGVFLTFPLIVGQTEHKVMAHMQGRLGPMYAGGFHGWAQLVADGVKFAQKEDVVPAGADRRIFQLAPAVALLPYLLVLVAIPIGPGEGAVGQVVDAGVFFVLAVMGVGVLGSLMAGWASANKFSLLGGLRTAAQLLSYELPMLLTAASVAMAAGTVSLPGILDAFEWWWLPWQIVGAIVFFVAGLAELQRPPFDMPVADSEIIFGAYTEYTGLRFALFLLAEYAGIVVLCGLTTVLFLGGWHGPWGADGLGWVWTLLKTAVLAFIVIWLRVTYPRLREDQLQKFSWTLLVPLSLAQIALTGIVKVVIS; encoded by the coding sequence GTGAACGACGTGCTCGACGTCGCCCTGCGACTCCTCATCGTCTTCGGCGTCTTCCTCACCTTCCCCTTGATCGTCGGCCAGACCGAGCACAAGGTGATGGCGCACATGCAGGGCCGCCTCGGTCCCATGTACGCCGGTGGCTTCCACGGGTGGGCCCAGCTCGTCGCCGACGGCGTGAAGTTCGCGCAGAAGGAGGACGTGGTTCCGGCGGGCGCGGACCGGCGCATCTTCCAGCTCGCTCCCGCCGTGGCCCTCCTGCCGTACCTGCTGGTGCTGGTCGCCATCCCGATCGGCCCCGGCGAGGGCGCGGTCGGTCAGGTCGTCGACGCGGGTGTCTTCTTCGTCCTGGCCGTGATGGGCGTCGGAGTCCTCGGCTCGCTCATGGCCGGCTGGGCCAGCGCGAACAAGTTCTCCCTGCTGGGTGGCCTGCGTACCGCCGCCCAACTCCTGTCCTACGAGTTGCCGATGCTCCTCACCGCGGCCTCGGTCGCCATGGCGGCCGGAACGGTCTCCCTCCCGGGGATCCTGGACGCCTTCGAGTGGTGGTGGCTGCCCTGGCAGATCGTCGGCGCGATCGTGTTCTTCGTGGCGGGGCTGGCCGAACTCCAGCGCCCGCCGTTCGACATGCCCGTCGCCGACTCGGAGATCATCTTCGGCGCCTACACCGAGTACACCGGGCTGCGTTTCGCTCTCTTCCTCCTCGCCGAGTACGCCGGAATCGTCGTCCTGTGCGGCCTGACCACCGTGCTGTTCCTGGGCGGCTGGCACGGCCCGTGGGGCGCCGACGGCCTCGGCTGGGTCTGGACGCTGCTGAAGACGGCCGTGCTCGCGTTCATCGTGATCTGGCTGCGCGTCACCTACCCCCGGCTGCGTGAGGACCAGCTCCAGAAGTTCTCCTGGACCCTCCTCGTTCCCCTGTCCCTCGCCCAGATCGCCCTCACCGGCATCGTCAAGGTGGTGATCTCCTAA
- a CDS encoding NADH-quinone oxidoreductase subunit C has protein sequence MSGTTGWLPAPAEDLFGAGATAEESYAVLTVDVPPASWTAALRTARDDLGCTYFDWLSAVDEPGTGFRVSAHVVALAPVRRLMVRTTVPHDTPVLDSAVDVYAGAAWHERETHEMFGVRFEGHPALDHLLLPETFEGHPLRKDFVLAARVAKAWPGAKEPGESEHGGPKRRQMLPPGVPDPNEWGPLKGTLPAAPARPARGAARPAGERPARRTRTAAEGSAGQTAAPTPAPADTAPPTTPRRARTASGGSASQRAESAESAAGTESAAGSAEGQGQGQGPETASVPGSSAGAGPASVPGSAAASAPAAGSSAGAAPASAAGSAAASASAAGSSAGAAAPRRSRSASGGSASQRAEGTGAERTRPDTAPRSADAPWHHARPAFDDDQKTKDAAQPEEPEKKDAGRSEDSDAGATAEKNAGRSDDADATPAEPIAPESEGARPAAGEPEAEANGAAAGEPESGANRAAAGEPEAEANRAPAGQPESEAARPDSGEPEAGKERTESGEPETGEGRGAEPATGAEPTTGAEPTTRAEPTTGAEPEADDTADGETQTPSAPSSPNTPKSPGDSNSSNSPGDSNSPSGPSDPSGPTTPEDPAGGRT, from the coding sequence ATGAGCGGCACGACCGGCTGGCTCCCGGCTCCCGCCGAGGACCTCTTCGGCGCCGGAGCCACGGCCGAGGAGTCGTACGCGGTCCTCACCGTCGACGTGCCCCCGGCGTCCTGGACCGCGGCACTGCGCACCGCCCGCGACGACCTGGGCTGCACCTACTTCGACTGGCTGAGCGCGGTCGACGAACCGGGCACGGGGTTCCGGGTCTCGGCACACGTCGTCGCGCTCGCCCCGGTACGCCGTCTGATGGTGCGCACCACGGTGCCGCACGACACCCCCGTCCTCGACTCCGCCGTCGACGTCTACGCCGGCGCGGCCTGGCACGAGCGCGAGACGCACGAGATGTTCGGTGTCCGCTTCGAGGGCCACCCGGCCCTGGACCACCTCCTCCTGCCGGAGACCTTCGAAGGGCACCCCCTGCGCAAGGACTTCGTGCTCGCCGCCCGCGTCGCCAAGGCGTGGCCGGGCGCGAAGGAACCGGGCGAGTCCGAACACGGCGGCCCCAAGCGCCGCCAGATGCTTCCCCCGGGTGTCCCCGACCCGAACGAATGGGGCCCCCTCAAGGGCACCCTCCCCGCCGCCCCCGCCCGTCCGGCCCGCGGCGCGGCCCGCCCGGCGGGCGAACGCCCGGCACGGCGCACCCGCACGGCCGCGGAGGGCTCCGCCGGTCAGACCGCCGCACCCACACCGGCACCGGCGGACACCGCGCCCCCGACCACCCCTCGCCGCGCACGCACCGCGAGCGGGGGGTCGGCCTCGCAGCGGGCGGAGAGCGCGGAGAGCGCGGCGGGTACGGAGAGCGCTGCGGGGTCGGCTGAGGGCCAAGGTCAGGGCCAGGGGCCGGAGACGGCTTCGGTTCCGGGTTCTTCGGCGGGTGCGGGTCCGGCTTCGGTTCCGGGTTCTGCGGCGGCTTCGGCTCCGGCTGCGGGTTCTTCGGCGGGTGCGGCTCCGGCTTCGGCTGCGGGTTCTGCGGCGGCTTCGGCTTCGGCTGCGGGTTCTTCGGCGGGTGCGGCTGCCCCTCGCCGGTCCCGGAGCGCGAGCGGGGGGTCGGCTTCGCAGCGGGCGGAGGGGACGGGCGCCGAGCGGACGCGACCGGACACCGCGCCTCGCAGCGCCGACGCGCCCTGGCACCACGCCCGCCCTGCGTTCGACGACGACCAGAAAACCAAGGACGCGGCGCAGCCCGAGGAACCCGAGAAGAAGGACGCCGGGCGGTCCGAGGACAGCGACGCCGGCGCCACCGCGGAGAAAAACGCCGGGCGGTCTGACGACGCGGATGCGACGCCGGCCGAGCCGATCGCACCGGAGTCTGAGGGCGCCCGCCCGGCGGCGGGGGAGCCGGAGGCTGAGGCCAACGGTGCGGCGGCGGGGGAGCCGGAGTCCGGGGCCAACCGTGCGGCGGCGGGGGAGCCGGAGGCTGAGGCCAACCGTGCCCCGGCGGGGCAGCCGGAGTCCGAGGCGGCTCGCCCGGACTCAGGTGAGCCGGAAGCCGGGAAGGAACGCACGGAATCCGGTGAGCCCGAGACCGGGGAGGGGCGCGGCGCGGAGCCGGCGACGGGCGCGGAGCCGACCACGGGCGCGGAGCCGACCACCCGCGCGGAGCCGACCACCGGCGCCGAGCCCGAAGCCGATGACACGGCGGACGGCGAGACACAGACCCCCAGCGCGCCCAGCAGCCCGAACACCCCCAAGAGCCCCGGCGACTCCAACAGCTCCAACAGCCCCGGCGACTCCAACAGCCCCAGCGGCCCCAGTGACCCCAGCGGCCCCACCACCCCCGAAGACCCCGCAGGAGGCCGGACGTGA
- a CDS encoding NADH-quinone oxidoreductase subunit B, whose protein sequence is MDVTPEVTPSEPAPVLLPEPKRLGALARLAPEPMKVVLNWGRRYSLWVFNFGLACCAIEFIAASMARHDFIRLGVIPFAPGPRQADLMVVSGTVTDKMAPAVKRLYEQMPEPKYVISFGACSNCGGPYWDSYSVTKGVDQIIPVDVYVPGCPPRPEALLQGILKLQEKIARESLGERYGTTRPSAAALQSGLVQPPAAGSGESSGETR, encoded by the coding sequence ATGGACGTGACGCCAGAAGTGACTCCCTCGGAGCCCGCACCTGTCCTGCTGCCGGAGCCGAAGCGGCTCGGCGCCCTCGCACGCCTGGCCCCCGAGCCCATGAAGGTCGTCCTGAACTGGGGCCGCCGTTATTCGCTCTGGGTCTTCAACTTCGGGCTCGCGTGCTGCGCGATCGAGTTCATCGCCGCGTCGATGGCCCGCCACGACTTCATCCGCCTCGGCGTCATCCCGTTCGCGCCCGGTCCGCGCCAGGCCGACCTGATGGTCGTGTCCGGCACCGTCACCGACAAGATGGCGCCCGCCGTCAAACGCCTGTACGAGCAGATGCCCGAGCCGAAGTACGTCATCTCCTTCGGCGCCTGCTCCAACTGCGGCGGCCCCTACTGGGACTCCTACTCCGTCACCAAGGGCGTCGACCAGATCATCCCCGTCGACGTCTATGTCCCCGGCTGCCCGCCCCGGCCCGAGGCGCTTCTCCAGGGGATCCTCAAGCTCCAGGAGAAGATCGCCCGCGAGTCGCTCGGCGAGCGCTACGGCACCACGCGGCCGTCCGCGGCCGCGCTCCAGAGCGGCCTGGTGCAGCCGCCGGCCGCCGGTTCGGGGGAGAGTTCGGGGGAGACGCGATGA
- a CDS encoding NADH-quinone oxidoreductase subunit A, which produces MREPTVEPTAIVAADYFEAYSVVGLLAVIGVLFVAVAFGAGRLLRPVVPTPEKLLTYECGVDPVGEGWAHTQVRYYVYAFLYVIFAVDSIFLFPWATVFAAPGYGAATLVEMFIFLGFLAVGLLYAYKKGVLAWT; this is translated from the coding sequence GTGCGGGAACCGACCGTCGAACCGACCGCAATCGTCGCGGCGGACTACTTCGAGGCTTATTCGGTCGTCGGACTCCTCGCCGTCATCGGCGTGCTGTTCGTCGCCGTCGCGTTCGGCGCGGGCCGACTGCTGCGCCCCGTCGTGCCCACCCCCGAGAAGCTCCTGACGTACGAGTGCGGCGTCGACCCCGTCGGCGAGGGCTGGGCCCACACCCAGGTCCGCTACTACGTGTACGCCTTCCTCTACGTCATCTTCGCCGTCGACTCGATCTTCCTCTTCCCGTGGGCCACGGTCTTCGCCGCCCCCGGCTACGGCGCCGCGACCCTCGTCGAGATGTTCATCTTCCTCGGCTTCCTGGCCGTGGGACTGCTGTACGCATACAAGAAGGGTGTCCTGGCATGGACGTGA
- a CDS encoding sensor histidine kinase produces MTDKIPGPELPDRDDHRLPPPRFAYDGRTWKEIAHLLANLPMALLGFVYVVTVLFTSAFLTVTVIGFPLLAAGLMGSRQLGKLERARARKLLAVRVDEPSPLPLRGPGGFFPQLWMMLKDPVGWRTILYDFIRLPWGVLTFAVTLTSLFVLWPVLPFIARGLANADRAMVRGLLSPSDELERRIAELESDRGVVVDTAAADLRRIERDLHDGAQARLVHLAMGLGLAREKLLEDPDYAAAMVEEAHGEVKLALQELRDLARGIHPAVLTDRGLDAALSAVASRCTVPVKVTVDLERRPAEAIEGIAYFTVSELLQNVSKHSGATSASVEVWRTEQRLLIQVGDNGRGGAGLDGGTGMRGLAERLDAVDGLFVIESPVGGPTLVTAELPWRDRQARRA; encoded by the coding sequence GTGACCGACAAAATCCCGGGCCCGGAGCTCCCCGACCGCGACGACCACCGCCTGCCGCCGCCCCGCTTCGCCTATGACGGGCGCACGTGGAAGGAGATCGCGCATCTCCTGGCGAACCTGCCGATGGCGCTGCTGGGCTTCGTCTATGTGGTGACGGTGCTGTTCACCAGCGCTTTCCTGACCGTCACGGTGATCGGTTTCCCGCTGCTCGCCGCGGGCCTGATGGGGTCGCGGCAGCTGGGCAAGCTGGAGCGGGCGCGGGCCAGGAAGCTGCTCGCGGTGCGGGTGGACGAGCCGAGTCCGCTGCCGCTGCGCGGCCCCGGGGGGTTCTTCCCGCAGCTGTGGATGATGCTGAAGGACCCGGTGGGCTGGCGGACCATCCTGTACGACTTCATCCGGCTGCCCTGGGGCGTGCTCACCTTCGCCGTCACGCTGACGTCGCTGTTCGTGCTGTGGCCGGTGCTGCCGTTCATCGCCCGGGGGCTGGCCAACGCGGACCGGGCGATGGTGCGCGGGCTGCTGTCGCCGTCGGACGAGCTGGAGCGGCGGATCGCCGAGCTGGAGTCGGACCGGGGGGTCGTCGTCGACACGGCCGCGGCCGATCTGCGGCGTATCGAGCGCGACCTGCACGACGGGGCGCAGGCCCGGCTCGTGCACCTGGCCATGGGCCTCGGGCTGGCCAGGGAGAAGCTGTTGGAGGACCCGGACTACGCGGCGGCCATGGTCGAGGAGGCGCACGGCGAGGTGAAGCTGGCGCTCCAGGAGCTGCGCGACCTGGCACGCGGCATCCACCCGGCGGTTCTCACCGACCGCGGCCTGGACGCCGCCCTCTCCGCGGTCGCCTCACGCTGCACGGTGCCGGTGAAGGTGACCGTCGACCTGGAGCGCAGACCGGCCGAGGCCATCGAGGGCATCGCCTACTTCACCGTCTCCGAGCTGCTCCAGAACGTCAGCAAGCACAGCGGGGCGACGTCCGCCTCCGTCGAGGTCTGGCGGACGGAGCAGCGGCTGCTCATACAGGTGGGGGACAACGGCCGCGGCGGCGCCGGCCTCGACGGCGGTACGGGGATGCGGGGGCTCGCCGAGCGGCTGGACGCCGTCGACGGTCTGTTCGTCATCGAGTCGCCGGTGGGCGGGCCGACGCTCGTCACGGCCGAGCTGCCCTGGCGGGACCGGCAGGCGCGGCGCGCGTAG
- a CDS encoding sensor histidine kinase — translation MATEYGRGHEYGYGYGYGPRDGRSGPGTGAGVERRHRLPAGLRAPFEARSWREFAYVLLSLPIGVLMFTYAVTMLALGAGLLVTFLGIPVLAAGLAGCRGLGALERARARGLLRLEVAEPEPLRVRGSGLMAWVGAVLKSGTSWRHLLYAVLHFPWAVFSFVVAVNFWAYGWALLTYPLWFWLFPVYGGQDGLQLYGDETHRISLDNPFEITVTALVGLLFTLATPWIVRALTLVDRLLVHGLLGPSRLATRVVELESDRGVVVDTAAADLRRIERDLHDGAQARLVALAMDLGMAREKLAEDPRAAARMVDEAHGEVKTALQELRDLARGIHPAVLTDRGLDAALSAVASRCTVPVHVEVDLAARPAPAIEGIAYFTVSELLQNISKHARAGSATVDVWRSEDRLMLQVTDDGVGGADAGAGGGSGLAGLAERLDAVDGILVVDSPAGGPTRITAELPWRG, via the coding sequence ATGGCCACGGAGTACGGACGCGGGCACGAGTACGGGTACGGGTACGGGTACGGCCCGCGCGACGGGCGGTCCGGCCCGGGCACGGGGGCCGGCGTCGAGCGGCGCCACCGGCTGCCGGCCGGGCTGCGGGCGCCGTTCGAGGCACGCAGCTGGCGCGAGTTCGCGTACGTGCTGCTGAGCCTGCCGATCGGCGTGCTGATGTTCACGTACGCCGTGACGATGCTCGCGCTCGGTGCGGGGCTGCTGGTGACGTTTCTCGGCATTCCGGTGCTGGCGGCGGGGCTGGCGGGGTGCCGGGGGCTCGGCGCGCTGGAGCGGGCGCGGGCGCGCGGACTGCTCAGGCTCGAGGTGGCCGAGCCGGAGCCGCTGCGGGTGCGCGGCAGCGGCCTGATGGCGTGGGTGGGCGCCGTGCTGAAAAGCGGTACCTCGTGGCGCCATCTGCTCTACGCGGTGCTGCACTTCCCGTGGGCGGTGTTCTCCTTCGTCGTCGCGGTGAACTTCTGGGCGTACGGATGGGCGCTGCTGACGTACCCCCTGTGGTTCTGGCTGTTCCCGGTGTACGGCGGGCAGGACGGGCTCCAGCTGTACGGCGACGAGACGCACCGCATCTCCCTCGACAACCCGTTCGAGATCACGGTCACGGCGTTGGTCGGCCTGCTGTTCACGCTGGCCACGCCGTGGATCGTGCGGGCGCTGACCCTGGTGGACCGGCTGCTGGTGCACGGGCTGCTAGGGCCGTCCCGGCTGGCGACCCGGGTGGTGGAGCTGGAGTCGGACCGGGGGGTCGTCGTCGACACCGCCGCGGCCGACCTGCGGCGCATCGAGCGCGACCTGCACGACGGGGCGCAGGCCCGGCTGGTGGCGCTGGCGATGGATCTGGGCATGGCCCGGGAGAAGCTCGCCGAGGATCCGCGGGCGGCGGCACGGATGGTGGACGAGGCGCACGGCGAGGTGAAGACGGCGCTCCAGGAGCTGCGCGACCTGGCACGCGGCATCCACCCGGCGGTCCTCACCGACCGCGGCCTGGACGCCGCCCTCTCCGCGGTCGCCTCACGCTGCACGGTGCCGGTGCACGTGGAGGTGGACCTGGCGGCCCGGCCGGCGCCGGCGATCGAGGGGATCGCCTACTTCACGGTGTCGGAGCTGCTGCAGAACATCAGCAAGCACGCGCGGGCCGGCTCGGCGACGGTGGACGTGTGGCGCTCCGAGGACCGGCTGATGCTCCAGGTCACGGACGACGGCGTGGGCGGCGCGGACGCCGGTGCGGGCGGCGGCTCCGGGCTGGCCGGACTGGCGGAGCGGCTGGACGCGGTGGACGGGATCCTGGTGGTCGACTCACCGGCGGGCGGCCCCACCAGGATCACCGCGGAACTTCCCTGGCGAGGGTGA
- a CDS encoding response regulator transcription factor, producing the protein MRVVIAEDSVLLREGLTRLLTDRGHEVVAGVGDAEALIKTITELDAEGLLPDVVVADVRMPPTHTDEGVRAAVQLRKAYPRLGVLVLSQYVEERYATELLAGSSRGVGYLLKDRVAEVREFVDAVVRVARGGTALDPEVVAQLLGRSRKQDVLAGLTPREREVLGLMAEGRTNSAIAKQLVVSDGAVEKHVSNIFLKLGLSPSEGDHRRVLAVLTYLNS; encoded by the coding sequence GTGCGGGTGGTCATCGCCGAGGACTCGGTGCTGCTCAGGGAGGGCCTGACCCGGTTGCTGACCGACCGCGGGCACGAGGTCGTCGCCGGGGTCGGGGACGCGGAGGCGTTGATCAAGACCATCACGGAGCTGGACGCCGAAGGGCTCCTGCCCGACGTGGTGGTCGCCGACGTGCGCATGCCGCCGACCCACACCGACGAGGGGGTGCGGGCCGCGGTGCAGCTGCGGAAGGCGTATCCCCGGCTCGGTGTGCTCGTGCTGTCGCAGTACGTGGAGGAGCGCTACGCCACCGAACTGCTGGCCGGTTCCAGCCGGGGCGTCGGCTACCTGCTGAAGGACCGGGTGGCCGAGGTGCGCGAGTTCGTGGACGCGGTGGTGCGGGTGGCCCGCGGGGGCACCGCGCTCGACCCGGAGGTCGTGGCGCAGCTGCTCGGACGCAGCCGGAAGCAGGACGTGCTCGCGGGGCTCACGCCGAGGGAGCGCGAGGTGCTGGGGCTGATGGCGGAGGGGCGGACCAACTCGGCCATCGCCAAGCAGCTGGTCGTCAGCGACGGCGCCGTCGAGAAGCACGTCAGCAACATCTTCCTGAAACTGGGTCTGTCCCCGAGCGAGGGGGATCACCGGCGGGTGCTGGCCGTCCTGACGTACTTGAATTCCTGA